A DNA window from Pogona vitticeps strain Pit_001003342236 chromosome 2, PviZW2.1, whole genome shotgun sequence contains the following coding sequences:
- the LOC144587227 gene encoding uncharacterized protein LOC144587227, whose translation MECEKSVSGRRSLCSHQRTHTREKPHKCTECGKSFSRSCKLKLHQRIHTGEKPHICMECGKSFCQNGQLRVHQRTHTGEKPYKCMECGKSFSQNGQLRIHHRIHTGEKPHECMECRKSFSRSDALRLHQRIHTGEKPHKCMECGKSFSSSGDLRLHQGIHIGEKPYKCMECGKSFSRSGDLGLHQRTHTGEKPHKCMECGKSFSRSCNLKLHQRMHTGEKPHKCMECGKSFSHSGDFRLHQRIHIGEKPHKCMECGKSFSRSCNLKSHQRIHTGEKPHKCMECGKSFSRSDALRLHLRIHTGEKPYKCMECGKSFSQSGQLRVHQRTHTGEKPQKCMECGKSFSQSGQLRVHQRTHTGEKPHKCMECGKRFCQNSQLRLHQRIHTGEKPHKCMECGKSFSHSGDLRLHQRIHTGEKPHKCMECGKTFSCSGSLRLHQRIHTGEKPHKCMECGKSFSQSCNLKLHQRIHTREKPHKCMECGKSFCQNGQLRVDQRTHTGEKPYKCMECGESFSRSGDLRLRQRIHTGEKPHLNAYLNADLKEELSMARHQDMKCIG comes from the coding sequence atggaatgtgaaaagagtgtCAGTGGGAGAAGAAGTCTgtgttcacatcaaagaactcacactcgggagaaaccacataaatgcacggaatgtggaaagagctttagtcggagttGTAaacttaagttacatcaaaggattcacactggggagaaaccacatatatgcatggaatgtggaaagagcttttgtcagaatggtcagcttagggtacatcaaaggacccacactggggagaaaccatataaatgcatggaatgtggaaagagcttttctcAGAATGGTCAGCTTAGGATACATCATAGGatccatactggggagaaaccacatgaatgcatggaatgcagaaagagctttagtcgcagtgatgcccttagattacatcaaaggatccacactggggagaaaccacataaatgcatggaatgcggaaagagctttagtagcagtggtgaccttaggttacatcaagggatccacattggggagaaaccatataaatgcatggaatgtggaaagagctttagtcgcagtggtgaccttgggttacatcaaaggacccacactggggagaaaccacataaatgcatggaatgtggaaagagctttagtcggagttgtaaccttaagttacatcaaaggatgcacactggggagaaaccacataaatgcatggagtgtggaaagagctttagtcacagtggtgactttaggttacatcaaaggatccacattggggagaaaccacataaatgcatggaatgtggaaagagctttagtcggagttgtaaccttaagtcacatcaaaggattcacactggggagaaaccacacaaatgcatggaatgtggaaagagctttagtcgcagtgacgCCCTTAGATTACATctaaggatccacactggggagaaaccatataaatgcatggaatgtggaaagagctttagtcagagtggtcagcttagggtacatcaaaggacccacactggggagaaaccacagaaatgcatggaatgtggaaagagctttagtcagagtggtcagcttagggtacatcaaaggacccatactggggagaaaccacataaatgcatggaatgtggaaagagattttgtcagaatagtcagcttaggttacaccaaaggatccacactggggagaaaccccataaatgcatggagtgtggaaagagttttagtcacagtggtgaccttaggttacaCCAAAGGatacacactggggagaaaccacataaatgcatggagtgtggaaagacctttagttgCAGTGGcagccttaggttacatcaaaggatccacactggggagaaaccacataaatgcatggaatgtggaaagagctttagtcagagttgtaaccttaagttacatcaaaggattcacactagggagaaaccacataaatgcatggaatgtggaaagagcttttgtcagaatggtcagcttagggtagatcaaaggacccacactggggagaaaccatataaatgcatggaatgtggagagagctttagtcgcagtggtgaccttaggttacgtcaaaggattcacactggggagaaaccacatttGAATGCATATTTGAATGCAGACCTGAAAGAGGAACTATCCATGGCAAGGCACCAGGATATGAAGTGTATAGGTTAA